A stretch of Mustela nigripes isolate SB6536 chromosome 6, MUSNIG.SB6536, whole genome shotgun sequence DNA encodes these proteins:
- the KCNJ8 gene encoding ATP-sensitive inward rectifier potassium channel 8, which produces MLARKSIIPEEYVLARIAAENLRKPRVRDRLPKARFIAKSGACNLAHKNIREQGRFLQDIFTTLVDLKWRHTLVIFTMSFLCSWLLFAIMWWLVAFAHGDIYAYMEKSGTEKGGLESTVCVTNVRSFTSAFLFSIEVQVTIGFGGRMMTEECPLAITVLILQNIVGLIINAVMLGCIFMKTAQAHRRAETLIFSRHAVIAVRNGKLCFMFRVGDLRKSMIISASVRIQVVKKTTTPEGEVVPIHQLDIPVDNPIESNNIFLVAPLIICHVIDKRSPLYDISATDLANQDLEVIVILEGVVETTGITTQARTSYIAEEIQWGHRFVSIVTEEEGVYSVDYSKFGNTVKVAAPRCSARELDEKPSILIQTLQKSELSHQNSLRKRNSMRRNNSMRRNNSIRRNNSSLMVPKVQFMTPEGNQNTSES; this is translated from the exons ATGTTGGCCAGAAAGAGCATCATCCCCGAGGAGTATGTGCTGGCGCGCATCGCCGCGGAGAATCTACGCAAGCCGCGCGTGCGAGACCGCCTCCCCAAAGCCCGCTTCATCGCCAAGAGTGGGGCGTGCAACCTGGCGCACAAGAACATCCGTGAGCAAGGACGGTTCCTGCAGGACATCTTCACTACCTTGGTGGACCTGAAGTGGCGCCACACGCTGGTCATCTTCACCATGTCGTTCCTCTGCAGCTGGCTGCTCTTCGCCATCATGTGGTGGCTGGTGGCCTTCGCCCATGGGGACATCTACGCTTACATGGAGAAAAGTGGAACGGAGAAAGGTGGTTTGGAGTCCACGGTGTGTGTGACTAATGTCAG ATCTTtcacttctgcttttctcttctccattgaAGTTCAAGTGACCATCGGATTTGGAGGGAGAATGATGACGGAGGAATGTCCTCTGGCCATCACAGTCTTGATTCTCCAGAACATCGTAGGTTTGATAATCAATGCAGTCATGTTGGGCTGCATTTTCATGAAAACAGCTCAGGCCCACAGAAGGGCAGAAACCTTGATTTTCAGCCGCCACGCTGTGATTGCTGTCCGAAATGGCAAGTTGTGCTTCATGTTCCGTGTGGGCGACCTAAGGAAGAGCATGATCATTAGTGCCTCAGTGCGCATCCAGGTGGTCAAGAAGACAACCACACCCGAAGGGGAGGTGGTGCCTATTCACCAGCTGGACATACCCGTTGATAACCCAATTGAGAGTAATAACATTTTTCTGGTGGCCCCTTTGATCATCTGTCATGTGATCGACAAGCGCAGCCCCTTGTATGATATTTCAGCAACTGACCTCGCCAACCAAGACCTAGAGGTCATAGTGATTCTGGAAGGAGTGGTTGAAACTACCGGCATTACCACACAAGCAAGAACCTCCTATATCGCAGAGGAGATCCAGTGGGGCCATCGCTTTGTGTCTATTGTAACTGAGGAGGAAGGAGTGTATTCTGTGGATTACTCTAAATTTGGCAACACTGTTAAAGTAGCTGCTCCCAGGTGCAGTGCGCGAGAGCTGGATGAGAAGCCTTCCATCCTGATTCAGACCCTCCAGAAGAGTGAACTATCCCATCAAAATTCTCTGAGGAAGCGCAATTCCATGAGGAGAAACAATTCCATGAGGAGAAATAACTCCATCCGAAGAAACAACTCATCGCTCATGGTGCCCAAGGTGCAATTCATGACTCCAGAAGGAAATCAGAACACATCAGAATCATGA